CGCGCGGGAATTTATCGTCGGTCAGCTTGAGTTCCTGAAGGCAGAGCACGTCCACCTGACTGCTGTTCAGCCAGTCGATGACGTGCTGCAAACGGACCTTGAGGGAGTTGACGTTCCAGGTGGCGATTTTCATGTGAGGCTCGATAGCGTGGTGTCGCGCGAAAGGCGAGAGATGCGGGCGCGCACGTGTGACGGGGCAGCGTGCGCGAAACGCGTCATTATCGCTTGCTTCGGCGCGCGCTACGCGAAACGCGCTACCACGCGGCGATGCCGGAAAAGAAGCGGGCGCGCGAGCATGGGCGTCCGCTTCAGGTCGCGCGTCAGCCCGCCGTGGTTTCCACCGGCAACGCTGACGAGGCCACGCCGAGCCGCGCCCGCGCCGCTTCGTATTCGCGCTGCAAACGCGCAACCCGTTCCGCCGCCGGCACGATGTCCTTCACCGCGCCGATGCCCTGGCCCGAACCCCAGATGTCCTTCCACGGCTTCACGCGGGTGGAGCCGAAATTCATCGTCGAAGGATCGGCGTGCGGCAGCGCGTCCGGGTCGAGGCCACTGGCCACGATGCTCGCGCGCAGATAGTTGCCGTGCACGCCCGTGAAGAGATTCGAATAGACGATATCGCCCGCGCTGCCATCCACGATCATCTGCTTGTAGGTGTCGGCGGCGTTCGCTTCGTGCGTGGCGATGAATGCCGAGCCGACATACGCGAGGTCCGCGCCCGCCGCCTGCGCCGCGAGGATCGCGTTGCCGTTGCCGATCGCGCCGGAGAGCAGCAGCGGGCCGTCGAACCATTCGCGGATCTCGTGAATGAGCGCGAACGGCGAGAGCGTGCCCGCGTGGCCGCCCGCGCCAGCGGCGACGGCGATCAGGCCGTCCGCGCCCTTGTCGATGGCCTTCTTCGCAAACGTGTTGTTGATGATGTCGTGCAGCACGATACCGCCCCACGCGTGAACGGCGCGATTGACCTCTTCGCGCGCGCCCAGCGACGTGATGACGATGGGCACCTTGTACTGCGCGCAGACGCCGAGATCGTGCTCGAGACGATCGTTCGACTTGTGCACGATCTGGTTGACGGCGAACGGCGCGGCGGGTTTGTCGGGGTGCTTCGCGTCGTGCTCGGCGAGTTCGGTCGTGATGCGGTCGAGCCATTCGCCGAGCAAGGCTTCGGGCCGTGCGTTGAGCGCCGGAAACGAGCCGATCACGCCGGCCTTGCACTGGGCGATCACGAGATCGGGGTTGGAAATGATGAAGAGCGGCGAGCCGACGACCGGAATCGACAGGCCGCGGCGCAGCACGGCGGGCAGGGACATGCGTATCTCCTTGGTTGAGGCAACGGCATGGTGGGACCGCCGTCGTGTGTCTTGTCTGCTATGAAAAATAGCAAAGGCGTCGTCGCTATGCAACTGGTTGCATAGTGGGCCGACTCGGCGTGGCGGAGGGTAAGCGGGGCGGTATCGGTTCTGGCGTGGTTTAGAATCGCCGCATGTCGACGCCGCACGCCATCCTCATCGCCTTGCTGGAAAAGCCCTCGTCGGGCTACGACCTCGCGCGCCGCTTCGATCGCGCGATCGGCTATTTCTGGCAGGCGACGCATCAGCAGATCTATCGCGAACTGGGCCGGATGGTGGCGGCCGGTTGGGTTTCGGTGATGGACGACGCCGCCGCGTCGCGCAAGAAGGTGTACGCCGTGCTGCCAGTGGGACGCGACGAAGTGGCGCGCTGGGTGCGCGAGACGCCGCTCGGGCCGAACGAGCGCAATGTGTTTCTGCTCAAGCTGCGCGCGGATGCGGTCATCGGGCCGCTGGGGCTTGCCGAACAACTGGCGCGGCTCGTCCGCGAGAATCGCGCGCGGCTGGCGGTGTATCGGGAGATCGAGCAGCGCGATTTTGGCGCGGCGGTGCTGTCTCGCGGGCAAGCGTTGCAGTACGCGATTCTCAAGGCGGGCATACGCACGCAGGAGTCGTGGCTGGCGTGGGCCGCGGAGGTGGGGCCGCTGGTGTCGGATGCGTCGCCGGATGCCTAGGATTGCCTGGTTATCCTGAAGAATCGCGCGGCTGTGCAAGCGAGCAAAAATGCGCCGCGGCGAACGATATTTCAGCCGTGTGAAAAAGATGTTTGACGGAACGCTCGATACACCCTATAATTCTTTTCTCTGACGGACGCGGGGTGGAGCAGTCTGGCAGCTCGTCGGGCTCATAACCCGAAGGTCGTAGGTTCAAATCCTACCCCCGCAACCAAGAGCTATCCGTTGGAAACATCAGGGCGATTCGTTATGTCCTGAAACTAAAGCCCGCCTTGAGCGGGTTTTTTGTTTTCTGTCCGGTGTCCTTTGTTCACAGCGTTCTACCTCGAACGCCAATCCTCCTTCTGCCTTTATTCGTGCGCGGTCAGCGTACCGCTATGGAGCCGCGTTCGAGCTAGCAATGCGCCCCAATGCGTAGCGAATTGAGCGCTCGTCTTTACCTGCAGAATTCAGACCGCTCCGATATCGCTCGACTCAGGTACCGCGCGAGTATGACCCTCCCGATCACTTGCGGAAGGGCGATGAAATGTTCGAAAAGTCAAAACCACTCGAGTGTGTCTCTTGAGGCGGTATTTGCTGAGGGCGGGAGACAAAACCACGGCGGATGGCCACGTGCTCGAAGGTATCGACAATTGCACGCATCACGGTACGCCTATTACTTTTATCGGAGCAGGAATCTGGTGTCCCGCTTGCCATTCCAGGGGAGTGATTGGCGCGAAAGGCCCGCATCGCAATGCGACGATGACGGGAAGGCAGCAGGCGCTAGACGGCGATATCTGCCTTTGCCGCTGTAGTCCACCGCCCTTATGTCTCGCATCGCAAGACAGTGCGTGGCATGAGTTTGGGCTTGACGAGACGGTGAACAGCGGCGCGGACGGTAAATCAGGCTCACACGCGGTCAATGCTGTCTACAACGAGCAATTCAGGCTCATCGATGATAACGGTGTCGTACTTCGCAACGTCCGTTATCGCGTGTACGCAGGCGTAAATATCGTGGCGGTTGGAACGACCGATGCAAACGGACGCACGCAACGTATTGCCACAGAAGGGCGTCGAGATCTTCGGCTCGATGTGTTACTTCAAAAATGATCGTTCGCGTAAACAGGCGGTGTCTCTACTGCGCAAATCTGGGCATCGCGTTCCAGGCGTTCAACGACTGGTCGATTGCGCGTGAATCAGAGGGCGGAAGATGAATGAGAATTCCGAATGGGTGACCGTGCACGATGCCGCATGCACAAATACCGATAGTGACTCCTGTGTCGACGTCGTCATTAACACTACGCCGATTTGTCCGAATATGTCCAATCGGCAATTCACTGAAGCTGTGGTGCGAGCACGGGACGCAGCGATTTCCCTGATAAAAGATCGCATAGTTGCGTTTTCCCGGTGGGATATCGGCGAACAGACTCGTGCGAAAATTTACTTCGGTCGTGCGGACCAGGAAATTCGGGGAATTTTGGCTGGAGGGCTACCGCGGTTGCTAGCCGCCGTGCAGGAGTTGGTGCCAGAAAAGATAGTCCGCTGGGATAGTGGGCTAAACAGAAACCTGACATGCGCTGTCGTGCCGGACAATGGCTCGAATCATGCGGGAGTCTGCAAACCCGACTCCGCGAATCGGGTTATTGCAATATACTCGAAATTTTGTAGTGATTCACTCGGCGAACTGTTTCATGCGGCAAAGGTAAAAGTTTTGATTCACGAGTGTACTCACTATACCGATACATTTAATTCAGAAGATATTGCTTACGGCGATACCGAAATGGGTATGCGAATTTTTGCGATGCAAAATCCCGACCGGGCGATTCGTAACGCAGATAGCCTAACGGGCTACATTGCAACCTTCGACAGGATCGTGATCCAATGAATTTGAATGGAAATATTCGATTTATCGCTCTTGTTGTAGTATCGGCATTGTCAGGTGTTTTCCCCGCTGCAGCTTGTGCTTGTACGATCAGTGAAGAAGCCGATGTGCAATTCCCGTTCAATACGGTTGAACTGGCCAATGCGGACAGAGTCGCTATCGCCAATGCCGTCCTGGAGGCGAGACAATGGCCCGACGTGCGAATTCAGGCCGTGGTTATCGCGGGCGCTTATGTGAAAGAGCGTAATCTCGATCGACTCAAGGAAGAGCGAGCAAACACGGTGAAAGCCTACTTGAACCAGCTCGGGATCAAGAACGAAAATATCTTGATCGACAAGAAGACTTTCACGGACGCGATGGTTGTAAAGCATGCCGATGGTCGCGTCGATATTCAGCAAGTTGTGGTCGAACTTACCCCGATCTGCCAAGGAAGTTGCGCGTCCCTGTGCGACGATCCCCGCGTGATTCCGCACAGCAGAGTGATCAAGTAGCCCCAATCGCCCAATCCACCGCCGCCTGGGCATGCAGCGCGGTCGTGTCGAACACGGGCAGCGCCGAATCCTCCTTGCCGATCAGCAGCGTGATCTCCGTGCACCCGAGAATCACCGCCTGCGCTCCCCGCGCCTTGAGATCGTCGATCACGCGCTGATACACGCGCCGCGATTCCTCGGCCACCTTGCCGTGGCACAGCTCGTCGTAAATGATGCGATGCACGTCCGCGCGGCCCGCGTCGTCGGGCACGATCGCTTCGATGCCGTGCACGTCGCGCAACCGCCCCACGTAGAAGTCCTGCTCCATCGTGTAGCGCGTGCCCAGCAGCCCCGCGCGCGTGACGCCGGCGGCGCGCAGCGCGCGTCCGGTTGGATCGGCGATGTGGAGGAAGGGCACGCCGATCGTCGCTTCGATCGCGCCGCACACGCGGTGCATCGTGTTGGTCGCGAGCAGCACGATGTCCGCGCCGCCGCGCTCGAGATGTTGCGCGGCCTGCGCCATCTGCGCGCCGAGCGCGTCCCAGTCGCCCGCGCGCTGGAGCGCTTCGACTTCGGCGAAATCCACCGTTGCCATCAGGCTGCGCGCGTTGTGGTGGCCGCCTAGCCGGGCTTTCGCGTAGCGGTTCAGCAGCCGGTAATACTCGGCCGACGATTCCCAACTCATGCCGCCGATCACGCCGATCGTTTTCATTGCAACGCCTCGCTTCGATAGTGCGAAAGTTCGCAGGTTAGCGCACGAGTATAGGCGCGTCGCGCGTGCCGTACCGGTACAGTCGCCGCGCGCGGCCGCGATACGGTCGTGGGTCGCGTGGCGGACAGTTGCCTCGAAAACGGTGCCGCATTTCTGGCGCCGATAGAATCGCCGGTAGAAGCCCACACGATCAAGGAGCCGCAGATGGATCTCATCATTCGCCACGCCGTGCTCGCGCATGCGCATCCCGCCGGGCACGCCACGGTCGATATCGGCATCGCGGCGGGGCGCATCGCGGCGATCGAAGCGCATCTCACGGCCACGGCGCGCGAGGAAATCGACGCGGCTGGCGCACTCGTGAGCGCGCCCTTCGTCGACGCGCATTTCCACATGGACGCCACGCTGTCGTACGGCCTGCCGCGCGTGAACGCGTCGGGCACGCTGCTCGAGGGCATTGCGCTGTGGGGCGAACTGAAGCCGGATCTCACGCAGGAAGCGCTGGTCGAGCGCGCGCTTCAGTACTGCGACTGGGCCGTCGCGCGCGGGCTGCTCGCGATTCGTTCGCATGTCGATGTCTGCGATCCGCGCCTGCTCGCGGTCGAGGCGCTGCTCGAAGTGAAGCGCCGCGTCGCGCCGTATCTCGATCTGCAACTCGTGGCGTTTCCGCAGGACGGGGTGCTGCGCAGTCCCGGCGCGTTCGACAATCTCAAACGCGCGATCGCGCTGGGCGTGGAGGTGGTGGGTGGCATTCCGCACTTCGAGCGCAGCATGGCCGAGGGCGCGGCGTCGGTGCGCCTGCTCTGCGAATTCGCCGCGAAGAAGGGCTTGCGCGTGGACATGCATTGCGACGAATCCGACGATCCGCTCTCGCGTCATATCGAAACGCTCGCGGCCGAAACGCACCGGCTCGGTTTGCTGGGCCGCGTCACCGGTTCGCATCTCACGTCCATGCATTCGATGGACAACTATTACGTGAGCAAGCTGATTCCGCTGATGCGCGAGTCGGGGGTGGCGGCGATCGCGAATCCGCTCATCAACATCACGCTGCAAGGTCGCGCCGATACCTATCCGAAGCGGCGCGGCATGACGCGCGTGCCCGAGTTGATGGCGGCGGGCGTGACGGTCGCGTTCGGCCACGACTGCGTGATGGACCCGTGGTACAGCTTCGGCTCCGGCGACATGCTCGAAGTCGCCCACATGGGCCTGCACGTCGCGCAGATGACGGGCGTGGACGCTTCGCGCGCCTGCTTCGACGCGGTGACAGTCAATCCCGCGAGCATTCTCGGCCTCGAAGGCTATGGCATCGCGCCGGGCTGCGCCGCGAATCTCGTCGTGCTGGACGCGCGCGATCCCATCGAGGCGATTCGTTTGCGCGCCGCGCGCCTTGCCGTGGTGAGCCGTGGCAAGATCGTGAGCCGGCAACCGGCGCAGCGCGCGTCGCTCGCGCTCGAAGGGCGGCCCGGGAGCGTCGATTTCAAGCTGCATCGCTGAGGCTCGCGCGCAATAAAAAACCGCGCACCGGAGTGCGCGGTTTTCATCGGCGAGACGCCTGGGCGATGCTCGGGCGATTCAAACAGCCAGCGCTTAGTGCTGCGCGGGCGGCTGTTCCATGCCGTTGTGACGCAGCAGCGCGTCGATGCTGGGCTCGCGGCCGCGGAACGCCTTGAACGATTCCATGGCCGGCCGGCTGCCGCCCACTTCGAGAATCTCCTTGCGGTAGCGCGTGCCCGTGGCCGCGTCGAGGACGCTCGATTTCGCGGCCTGGGCGGCTTCTTCGAAGGCCGCGTAAGCGTCGGCGGAAAGCACTTCGGCCCACTTGTAGCTGTAGTAGCCCGCCGCGTAGCCGCCCGCGAAGATGTGGCTGAACGTGTTCGGCCAACGCGAGAACGCCGCTTGCGGAATCACGTGATAACGCTCGTTCATCTCGCGCGCCAGCTCGTTCACGGTCTTGCCCTGCGAGGCGTCGAAGTCGACGTGCAGCGCCATGTCGAACATTGAGAACACGATCTGGCGCAGCGTGCCCAGACCGCTCTGGAAGTTCTTCGCGGCCAGCATCTTGTCGAACAGTTCGCGCGGCAGCGGCTTGGCGGTTTCCACGTGCGAGGTCATTTCCGTGAGCACGTCCCACTCCCAGCAGAAGTTCTCCATGAACTGCGAGGGCAGTTCGACCGCGTCCCATTCCACGCCGTTGATGCCCGACACCGAGAGTTCGTCGACGCGCGTGAGCATGTGATGCAGACCGTGGCCGAACTCGTGGAACAGCGTGATGACTTCGTCGTGCGTGAAGCAGGCCGGGCGGCCGCCCACGGGCGCGGAGAAGTTGCAGGTGAGATACGCGACCGGTGTTTGCACGCCGTTGGCGTCGAGCTTGCGGCGCGACCGGGCGTCGTCCATCCACGCGCCGCCGCGCTTGCCTTCGCGCGCGTAGAGGTCGAGATAGAACTGGGCGACGAGGGTGCCGTCGGTGTTCTCGACGCGGAAGAAGCGCACGCTATCGTTCCAGACCGGCGCGTTGTCGTCGCGAATACGCACGCCGAACAGTGTTTCCGTGACCTTGAAGAGGCCCTTGAGCACGAAGTCTTCCGGGAAGTACTGCTTCACTTCGTTCTCGGAGAACGAGTAGCGGTTCTGGCGCAGACGCTCGGCCGCGAAGGCCACGTCCCACGGTTCCATTTGCGTGAGGCCCAGCTCGCTCGCGGCGAATTCGCGCAGTTCCTCCCAGTCTTTCTCGGCATGCGGACGCGCGCGCGTGGCGAGGTCTTCGAGAAAGCTCATGACCTGCGCGGGCGACTCGGCCATCTTCGGCGTGAGGGAGACTTCGGCGAAGTTGTTGTAGCCGAGCATCTTCGCTTCTTCGGCGCGCAGCTTCAGCTGTTCCTCGACGATAGCCGTGTTGTCCCATTCGGCCTTGCCGCCGCCGTACACGGCCCCGAGTTCCGAGGCGCGCGTGACATAGGCGCGATACATCGTCTCGCGCATCGCACGGTTTTCCGAATACTGGAGCACCGGGAAATACGAAGGGAAGTGCAGCGTGAACTTGTAGCCTTCCTTGTTCTCGCGTTCGGCGGCTTCACGCGCGCCGGCGATCACGTCTTCGGGCAGGCCCGCGAGTTCGGCCTCGCTCGTGGCGTATAACGCGTAGCCGTTGGTGGCGTCGAGCACGTGGTCGGAGAAGGCCTTCGAGAGCGCGGCCTGGCGTTCCTGCAACTCGGCGAAACGCGGCTTCTGGTCTTCGGGCAGTTCCGCGCCGGAGAGGCGAAAATCGCGCACGGCGTTGTCGAGAATCTTCTTGCGCTCGCCCGAAAGCAGTTCGAACGAGTTGTGACTGGTGATGGCCTTGTACTTCTTGAACAGCTCGAGATTCTGGCCGACGCTCGACCAGAATTCGGTCACGCGCGGCAGGTTTTCGCCATACACGGCGCGCAGTTCCGGCGTGTCGGCGACGGCGTTCAGATGGCCGATCACGCCCCAGGCGCGCGAAAGCGGCTCGGTCACGCGCTCGACCGGCTCGACCACGTCGTCCCATTGCGCGGGCGTGATGGGCGCGGCAGCGCGCTCGACGGCGCCTTTGGCGTTCGCGAGCAGCACGTCGAGTGCGGGCGTGACGTGCTCGGGGCGAATCTCGCCGAAGCGCGGCAGGCCGCTGAAGTCGAGGAGCGGATTGTCGGAATTCGAAGTAGCCATGATGCGTCCTGTTCCTGTCTGTCGCGGTTGAGTCGGGTAGCGGCGGCGCGGCGGCGCGCGCGCCGGGTCTGTGTCGATAGAACGGTTATTGGGGCGGAAGTGCGGATTCCAAGCGCGGGTTGCATCGCGCGTGGCCGCGACGCGCCGCCAGGTCATCCGAGCAAATTAACAGATGTCGCGCGCGCGTGGCGAAACGGCGCCCGCAAAGAAAAAGCGGCCCGCGAAGGGGCCGCTTCCGGCGGTGCTTCAAGATGCGTGACGCGATGGCGCCTGGCGTGCTCAGGCCGCGTTCGCGGCGCGCTCGGCGGCTTCGATCGTGTTCACGAGCAGCATGGTGATGGTCATCGGACCCACGCCGCCCGGCACCGGCGTGATGTAGCCGGCCACATTCTGCAGGCCCGCGAAATCGACGTCGCCGCAGAGTTTGCCGTTGTCGTCGCGGTTCATGCCCACGTCGATCACCGTCACGCCCGGCTTGACCATGTCGGCCGTCAGCACGTTGCGCTTGCCGACGGCGGCCACCACGATGTCCGCGTCGCGCGTGTGCTTCGCGAGGTCGCGCGTCTTGCTGTGGCAAATGGTGACCGTGGCGCCCTTTTCGAGCAGCAGCAGCGCCATTGGCTTGCCGACGATGTTCGAGCGGCCGATCACCACGGCGTTCGCGCCCTCGAGCGGGATCTGGTACTCCTCGAACATCTTCATGACGCCGTAGGGCGTGCACGGGCGGAACAGCGGCTGGCCCGTCATGAGCGCGCCCGCGTTGGCCACGTGAAAACCGTCCACGTCCTTCTCGGGCGCGATCGCCTCGATCACCTTGTGGCTGTCGATGTGCTTCGGCAGCGGCAGTTGCACGAGGATGCCGTGGATCTTCGGATCGTTGTTCAGGGCGTCGATGCGCGCGAGCAGATCGGCTTCGGAGAGCGTCGCGGGATAGCGGTCGTACGAAGAATGCAGGCCGTTGTCCTCGCACGCCTTGATCTTGTTGCGCACGTAGACCTCGCTCGCCGGGTTGTCGCCGACCAGCACGACCGCGAGGCCCGGCTGATGGCCGCGTGCGGTGAGGGCGGCGGCGCGCGTGGCGACGTCGGCGCGCAGTTTCTTTGAGAGGGCGAGGCCGTCGATGAGGGTGGCAGTCATGGTCGGTCGAGATCGAGAGTGGAAGACGAATGCGGGCGATGGCGAGGCTCGGCGCGCTCGGGACGAGACGCCGTCGCGAAGGCCGACATTATACCCGCGCGGCGCAAGGGCTTTTGCGCGAAGGGGAAGGGGGTGTGAAGCGGCTGCGATCGGTCGGTCACGCGTGCGGAAAGCGTGTGAGACGCGTGTGAGACGCGTCTGAGATGCGGGTAAAGCGAAAAACGGGAACGAACGGACGCGCGGAAGGGGGATGAAGCAAGGATTTGAAGCGGGGATTTGAAGCAGGGATTTGAAGCGGAGAAAGGGAACCGGACACCGAAGCGGCGCGCGCACGAAGGCCACGCGCCGCCTCCGTCGTTCGCGCGCCGTGCAGGGCGCGCGAACGCAAGGCGCGGCTTATTGCTGCTGCGCCTGTTGCGGCTTGTTGGAGAGCGCGAGACGCAGCAGGTCGGCGACCGTGTTGACGTTGAGCTTTTCCATGATGTTGGCGCGGTGCGCCTCCACCGTCTTGATGCTGATGCCGAGATCGTCGGCGATCTGCTTGTTCAGGCGGCCCGCGATGATGCGTTCGAGCACCTGGTGTTCGCGCGCCGTGAGCTTGCCGAGGCGCTCGGCGGCCGCGCGCTGCTGCTGCACGTTGCTGCTTTCGTTGCGCGCCTTGTCGAGCATGCGTTCGACGAGCTTGCGCAGTTCGGCTTCGTCGAACGGCTTTTCGATGAAGTCCATCGCGCCTTTCTTCATCGTCGAGACCGCCATCGGCACGTCGCCGTGGCCCGTCACGAAGATGGTCGGCAGCGAAGCGTTTTCGGCGAGCAGGCGCTCCTGCAGTTCGAGGCCGCTCATGCCCGACATGCGCACGTCCAGAATCAGGCAGGCGATCTGCCCGGCCTGTTGCGCCGGCTGGTAACCCTCGAGGAACTCCTCCGCGCTGACAAAGCACTGCACGCGGTAGCCGTTCGCTTCGAGGAGCCAACGCAGCGAGTCTCGTACGGCCTCGTCATCATCAACGACAAAGACGGTTTCCTGGGTGGTGACTGGGCTGTTCATGGCTCTCCCGTAACGGTTTGTGGGGTCGACTCGGCGGACGAGCGCGAAGGCGTGTCCGATTCGCCGATCGGCAGACTGCAATGGAACGTGGCGCCGCTGATGTGGCCGTCGGCTTCGACGTTGTTGACCACCCAGAGACGTCCTCGATGCGATTCGATGATGGAGCGGCAGATGTTCAGGCCCATGCCCATGCCGTCCGACTTGGTGCTGTAAAACGGCTCGAACAGGCGCTCGGCCGTGGCTTCGTCCACGCCCGGGCCCTGATCGACCACGCTGATGCACACGTTGCCGCCGTCGCGCTTCACGATCACGCGGATGACCGGATCGACGGCCGCATCGGCCAGATTCGGGCGCGCCTCGGCCATGGCTTCGGCGGCGTTCTTGAGCAGATTGACGAGCACCTGCTCGATCAGCACCGGATCGACGTAGATCACGGGCAGGCGCGAGCGCATGTCGGTCACGATGCGGATGCGGCGCTTGCGCGCTTCGATCTCGGCGAGGCCCACCGCGTCGGCCACGATGTCGGCGACACGCGCGGCCTGGCGCTTGGGTTCGGAGCGCTTCACGAATTCGCGGATGCGCTTGATGATCATGCCGGCGCGCACGGCCTGCTGCGCGGTTTTTTCGAGCGCGGGGAGCAGGTTTTCAGGCGCGCCGCGGCCCGATTTCACCAGCGCCACCGTGCCCGACGCGTAGTTGTTGATCGCGGCGAGCGGCTGGTTCAGTTCGTGCGCCAGCGACGAGGCCATTTCGCCCATCGTCATCAGGCGGCTCGTGAACTGCAGCTTCTCGTCCTGCTGGCGCGCCAGTTCCTGCGCTTGCTTGCGCGTGGTGATGTCGGTCGCGATCTGCATCTGCGCGAGATGGCCGTCCACCCACTGAATGTACTGGCGGCGCACTTCGAACCACTTCTGAATGCTTTCGACGTAGATTTCCTGCGCGTCCGCCGTGCTTTCCGTGAGCGCGGCGGCGGGCAGGCCCGCGAAGGCGTCGACCATGTCGATGGAGTCCGACGAGGCGCTCGCCGAGTCGAAGCCGCCGCCGCCCGCGAGT
The Paraburkholderia acidisoli genome window above contains:
- a CDS encoding NAD(P)H-dependent flavin oxidoreductase — encoded protein: MSLPAVLRRGLSIPVVGSPLFIISNPDLVIAQCKAGVIGSFPALNARPEALLGEWLDRITTELAEHDAKHPDKPAAPFAVNQIVHKSNDRLEHDLGVCAQYKVPIVITSLGAREEVNRAVHAWGGIVLHDIINNTFAKKAIDKGADGLIAVAAGAGGHAGTLSPFALIHEIREWFDGPLLLSGAIGNGNAILAAQAAGADLAYVGSAFIATHEANAADTYKQMIVDGSAGDIVYSNLFTGVHGNYLRASIVASGLDPDALPHADPSTMNFGSTRVKPWKDIWGSGQGIGAVKDIVPAAERVARLQREYEAARARLGVASSALPVETTAG
- a CDS encoding PadR family transcriptional regulator, producing the protein MSTPHAILIALLEKPSSGYDLARRFDRAIGYFWQATHQQIYRELGRMVAAGWVSVMDDAAASRKKVYAVLPVGRDEVARWVRETPLGPNERNVFLLKLRADAVIGPLGLAEQLARLVRENRARLAVYREIEQRDFGAAVLSRGQALQYAILKAGIRTQESWLAWAAEVGPLVSDASPDA
- a CDS encoding PAAR domain-containing protein; the encoded protein is MLEGIDNCTHHGTPITFIGAGIWCPACHSRGVIGAKGPHRNATMTGRQQALDGDICLCRCSPPPLCLASQDSAWHEFGLDETVNSGADGKSGSHAVNAVYNEQFRLIDDNGVVLRNVRYRVYAGVNIVAVGTTDANGRTQRIATEGRRDLRLDVLLQK
- a CDS encoding M35 family metallo-endopeptidase; translation: MNENSEWVTVHDAACTNTDSDSCVDVVINTTPICPNMSNRQFTEAVVRARDAAISLIKDRIVAFSRWDIGEQTRAKIYFGRADQEIRGILAGGLPRLLAAVQELVPEKIVRWDSGLNRNLTCAVVPDNGSNHAGVCKPDSANRVIAIYSKFCSDSLGELFHAAKVKVLIHECTHYTDTFNSEDIAYGDTEMGMRIFAMQNPDRAIRNADSLTGYIATFDRIVIQ
- a CDS encoding OmpA family protein; the protein is MNLNGNIRFIALVVVSALSGVFPAAACACTISEEADVQFPFNTVELANADRVAIANAVLEARQWPDVRIQAVVIAGAYVKERNLDRLKEERANTVKAYLNQLGIKNENILIDKKTFTDAMVVKHADGRVDIQQVVVELTPICQGSCASLCDDPRVIPHSRVIK
- a CDS encoding aspartate/glutamate racemase family protein, whose protein sequence is MKTIGVIGGMSWESSAEYYRLLNRYAKARLGGHHNARSLMATVDFAEVEALQRAGDWDALGAQMAQAAQHLERGGADIVLLATNTMHRVCGAIEATIGVPFLHIADPTGRALRAAGVTRAGLLGTRYTMEQDFYVGRLRDVHGIEAIVPDDAGRADVHRIIYDELCHGKVAEESRRVYQRVIDDLKARGAQAVILGCTEITLLIGKEDSALPVFDTTALHAQAAVDWAIGAT
- a CDS encoding amidohydrolase family protein, which translates into the protein MDLIIRHAVLAHAHPAGHATVDIGIAAGRIAAIEAHLTATAREEIDAAGALVSAPFVDAHFHMDATLSYGLPRVNASGTLLEGIALWGELKPDLTQEALVERALQYCDWAVARGLLAIRSHVDVCDPRLLAVEALLEVKRRVAPYLDLQLVAFPQDGVLRSPGAFDNLKRAIALGVEVVGGIPHFERSMAEGAASVRLLCEFAAKKGLRVDMHCDESDDPLSRHIETLAAETHRLGLLGRVTGSHLTSMHSMDNYYVSKLIPLMRESGVAAIANPLINITLQGRADTYPKRRGMTRVPELMAAGVTVAFGHDCVMDPWYSFGSGDMLEVAHMGLHVAQMTGVDASRACFDAVTVNPASILGLEGYGIAPGCAANLVVLDARDPIEAIRLRAARLAVVSRGKIVSRQPAQRASLALEGRPGSVDFKLHR
- a CDS encoding M3 family metallopeptidase — encoded protein: MATSNSDNPLLDFSGLPRFGEIRPEHVTPALDVLLANAKGAVERAAAPITPAQWDDVVEPVERVTEPLSRAWGVIGHLNAVADTPELRAVYGENLPRVTEFWSSVGQNLELFKKYKAITSHNSFELLSGERKKILDNAVRDFRLSGAELPEDQKPRFAELQERQAALSKAFSDHVLDATNGYALYATSEAELAGLPEDVIAGAREAAERENKEGYKFTLHFPSYFPVLQYSENRAMRETMYRAYVTRASELGAVYGGGKAEWDNTAIVEEQLKLRAEEAKMLGYNNFAEVSLTPKMAESPAQVMSFLEDLATRARPHAEKDWEELREFAASELGLTQMEPWDVAFAAERLRQNRYSFSENEVKQYFPEDFVLKGLFKVTETLFGVRIRDDNAPVWNDSVRFFRVENTDGTLVAQFYLDLYAREGKRGGAWMDDARSRRKLDANGVQTPVAYLTCNFSAPVGGRPACFTHDEVITLFHEFGHGLHHMLTRVDELSVSGINGVEWDAVELPSQFMENFCWEWDVLTEMTSHVETAKPLPRELFDKMLAAKNFQSGLGTLRQIVFSMFDMALHVDFDASQGKTVNELAREMNERYHVIPQAAFSRWPNTFSHIFAGGYAAGYYSYKWAEVLSADAYAAFEEAAQAAKSSVLDAATGTRYRKEILEVGGSRPAMESFKAFRGREPSIDALLRHNGMEQPPAQH
- the folD gene encoding bifunctional methylenetetrahydrofolate dehydrogenase/methenyltetrahydrofolate cyclohydrolase FolD; translated protein: MTATLIDGLALSKKLRADVATRAAALTARGHQPGLAVVLVGDNPASEVYVRNKIKACEDNGLHSSYDRYPATLSEADLLARIDALNNDPKIHGILVQLPLPKHIDSHKVIEAIAPEKDVDGFHVANAGALMTGQPLFRPCTPYGVMKMFEEYQIPLEGANAVVIGRSNIVGKPMALLLLEKGATVTICHSKTRDLAKHTRDADIVVAAVGKRNVLTADMVKPGVTVIDVGMNRDDNGKLCGDVDFAGLQNVAGYITPVPGGVGPMTITMLLVNTIEAAERAANAA
- the fixJ gene encoding oxygen response regulator transcription factor FixJ — translated: MNSPVTTQETVFVVDDDEAVRDSLRWLLEANGYRVQCFVSAEEFLEGYQPAQQAGQIACLILDVRMSGMSGLELQERLLAENASLPTIFVTGHGDVPMAVSTMKKGAMDFIEKPFDEAELRKLVERMLDKARNESSNVQQQRAAAERLGKLTAREHQVLERIIAGRLNKQIADDLGISIKTVEAHRANIMEKLNVNTVADLLRLALSNKPQQAQQQ